TTATCAAGTTACCTTGCGGCAGCTGGAGTAAGAGGGATATTCATTTGGCTCTGGGCAAGCCCCACGAGGCATACTTTCCCGCCGGCACGAGTAGCACTCAGGGCAGTTGTCATGGTCTTGGTCTTATCCATGCCAACACAATCAAAGCTTACATCAACACGGGTACCGATTGCATTTTCAATCTGAATAACTTCATCCTGCACATCCTGAAACCACAGTATATTTGCATAAATTTAGACAATCTGGAAAAGCGAGACACAAATTAATTTATGATTAATTTATGACATCTTATGTGTCAATGAAGTTGCACAGATGCtcaaaacctcaatcttcgTGGAAACTAGGATTGTTCCATCTGCACCAAGCTTTTTGGCAAATGATAAGCGGCAATCATCTATGTCAACCATGACTATTTTGGGGGCTCCAAAAGCTCGAGCTGCCAGCATACTAACCAGACCTATTGGACCTGCTCCCACGATCAATACTTTAGTCTCTGGACCAATATTAGCACGCCGACAAGCATGGACTCCTACGCTCAAAGGTTCACACATCGCCCCTTCTTCTAAGCTTACATTATTGGGTAATTTGAAACACAAGTTCGCAGGATGGAGGACCTAGTTcagcaaagaaaaaagaaatacattCTACTGAATCGATGACAAATCAAATCTTCGACTATTAATAATCCAAGTTTCCCCGTCACTTTCAAGCTAAGCAGGGCAGAAGAGATAATTAAGGTCGATGAATCTCTAGTTTCAGCAATTGATTAACTTGAATAGGATTAGGATTGATTCAGAAAAAAATGCTATGATGAAGTTACCATAGTGGCTAGAGAACCATTAGTTGGAGGAGAGCCAAAGAATTTCATTTCTGAGCAGAGATTATAGCAGCCAACCCTGCAAGAATTGCATCTCCCGCAACTAATGCCTGGCTCCAAAGCAACACGATCGCCCACAGTGAGAGACTTCACTTGGCTGCCTACTTCTTCTACAACACCAGCGCATTCATGCCCGATTACCATAGGCTTTTTTACCACAAAATTTGCACACCTCATGTGCTGGGTGGAACACACGACGAGAGTAACCATACTATCAGCTTTTAATAATGTTAAGGCGAATTACCAAAAAATGCAGTAGTCACCGTTATATACTAGCCTATGTTTAAACTTTCAAAACTTGAACTTTGTGGTTTACCTTGAAGTGATGGACATCACTTCCACAAATCCCAACCGCTTTGATGCGAATTTTGGCGTCGTGAGGGCCTAAATTCCGTAACTAAACCAGTGAACTCACATGAAAATAATAGATTGTTTTATGCTCAATTGACAGTACTCATCATTTTCTTATATAGATTGAATTGCTTTTTTCATAGCCTTCGATAGTTGTGGGAAGTATGCAATAGCTTTATATATCAAGAGCAGAACGCAATCAGTCACTGGGCTACCTAATGGAACCACTAAATCTTGTTAGATGATGCTTCATGCTATCACGTGAAGAGCGATGACCTCAAACAGGAGAAACAAATTGCATAATTTTGTAATTCACAATTAGTATTTCAACTTGATTTATTAACTCTGGTACTAAAATTTGAGAGGACAACTTTGAGGTGACGAAGAATTTGTGAGTAGTGAGACAGTTCCGACAACTATGATGCAGTGGATCAGGAAATAATACAATGATAACTCAAGATAATACAAATTTCAAGACATTACCAAATAAAAAACTgagagaagaaggaagaaaaaattaCCAAGTGGCAGGAGAGTGTAAGGTTGAATTCGAAGCGTTTTTATCCCGACAAGCCAAGCTGCcatgttttcttttccatcttCTTCGGTCTTGTTTTCACGAGACATTGGATCTCGTTCTCTTTGTGTACTAAGTACGCACAAGGTTCttgatggtggtggtggtgctgATCAAGCTTATCAAGTTTATCATTTGAACTCTCATTCTTGTCGATACTCGTCCTGGATTTAGCTTTTGTACGTTTCTTCTTACTTTACCCGCTGGATTTAGCTTTTCTCTATACTTGTCAGCCGTTCCTTTTCTCCGCTCCGCTGATAGAATAGTGTATTTGCCAAGTAAGCAAATCTTGGTCCCAAGGTCAACCATTTCTCTGCTTCTATATTGACTTAATGCACTTGCTGACTGGGATACCATTTTGGACGTTGATTCTATGGTGGAAAGTGGGATGAACTTCCCACCATGGGCAGAGCTACTACAATCGCTACAACTCAATGTGGGAGCATTGTCCAAGCCGTGTGGGTCCAACTAAGTTAAGGCAACCGGCTATAGTAAGTAAATTATGagcagaaaaataaaaactgtGGGGCTTTCTAAAGGATAACAAGAAATGTAGATATACATTAGACTCAATTGATAAATTAATCATCATCTATATTGTTGAACCATGCGAATTAAATTAACCTTTTGTGATCATTATCACTATCATTATTATTTATCAGTTAATAGTAATGGATGTTTTTGTTGAAACCCATAGAGTGTTTATAACTAAAAATATAGATATAggtttatatttttttccctactttttttctaaatttttttcactctttttttaactttttatttttaattaaaaatatcaATTACATTGGTGAGTAAATATTGATTTCCTATTAAAATAATAGTCAATCACAAAATGAGCCTGTGATATCCATCAACTCATTCCAATTAAGTATTAAACTTAATCAAACGAAAAGTATCACTATGAATAATTTTGAAACTCATTCCTGGAGGAACCTACCTAACAAATGCCTTCTAAGTACATGAAACAAATTGACTTATGCTAAACTTGATTGATGGCACAATTTGTgtagataaattttttttgtgaaaattcatGAAATATGCGATGCAATCCCCAAAGCATGATCAATTGtaagtaaagaaaaagaaaagtcaatgACTGATTGCCTAACTGATTCTCATGTTAATacctaaatatttttttaaatctagTAATATTTCATTAGTTGACACCTGTCACAATCATCATTTGTATCATGGTACAAATTTTCTTTGGTTATTTACCAATGtaatatgttttaatttttattacaaTGAAACCTTATTACTCATGTTTAAACAATATGGGGGGACTTCAGCTCCTACATGCACATatccaaaatttaattttcatcaaatttttaataaaatttttgttCATAATACTAACATTTACCGCTTTCGTTAATTGCCATATAATGTAATCACATCTAAATTTCTAATTCTTCCATTTATCATTACACTCCACTTAATTAACTTATCTTTCTACAATATTTATGagtcattattttttttgtttcaagtACAAAATGGTAGCACTATATTTGAAAAGTTCACTATTTTCTTTATTCCCAatcctctttttctttcatgTTTCTTTGATACCATTCAATTGTCCAAGAGTTAAAAACACTTTCTTGGGTGAAAACAACTTGTGAATGATGCAGCTTTTGAACGAAATCAGCTTGGGAAATCAGCATGTGAATGAATCAGCTTGCACCTTGCAACATCAACAACCACCAAATCAGGTTGTGAATGATTCAGGAAGTTCAACTTCCTCAAATATGATTGATTCGACCGCATCAAGTGATTCCTACAAAACAAAAGTATGAAAGTtataaaattcttgaaaatcaGATATAATGAAACTGTAACAACAACAAAAACCTCCAATCAATTACTTATGCGAGACTTATTCTTTAGGCCATGAAGACTGCGGATCCAATCGTTGCCGCAAAGCAACATTTGCACCGTCTCAACTGACATAGAAGCTCGTTGATCATCAATTACTCTACCTCCGGTACTGAAGGAAGATTCTGAAGGCACAGTTGTAATAGGAACGGAGAGTATATCGACAACCATCCTCGACAAGATAGGAAATCTCAATCTTTCCCCTTTCCACCTAGCCAAAACATCCAGATTCGCATTTGCATCACAAGCATACCTACTTTCCTCTAAATAAacaaccaaatctgatttttctGGTGGAGCCCTGTTAATTTCACTCACATGCATGTGAAACTTTTCTTTACCAGTTAAAATGGCTGGTCCAGCTATTTTACTAGCTTTCTTACTAGATGAACTAGAATCTTTATTTTGTCTCCTTTTTACAACCTGCCTCTGTTGTTGTTCAGAATGGGAAACAATATGACAATCAATATATTCATTGTAAAGCTCATAAAGAATGTCTCTAATCTCAGCCATGAATCTAGGAGCTGCATCCTCACCATAAATCACCGGAAAAGCATGATTAATAAGAAACATTTTGTATCTCAGATCCAAAATTGCACCCAAAGATAGCAGCACATTACTTTTCCCCCAATACTTATCAAATTTAGCAGACATACTTCCAGCCATAGCTCGAATATACTCATAAGAGCTTTTTTATTTAAAAGCTCTTTAATCCTGCAGAGCTCCACAAGAAAAATGTTACCTATTGGATACTCGGATCCGGAAATCATATCAGTGATTTCATGAAATATTCCTAGAAATTTGCACACTTCTTCCACTTTCATCCACTCAAAATTAGTAGGAACATAGTGAAATCTGGGGTCAATGTCTGCATATCTTGGGAAGACATCCTTGAACTCTAAGCCCGAAGCTAACATCAAATACGTGCTATTCCACCTTGTTGGACAGTCCAAAATTAGCTTTCTAGAGGGCAACTGAAgctgttttttaattttagcaaatTCAAGAAGCCTAGATTCAGAATTGTTTAAGTACTTTATCCATTCTCTAACAACATCAATCACACCACCAAGTTGACCAAGACCATCTTGCACTAAGAGATTAAGTATATGTGCACAACATCTAAcatgaaaaaaattttctccaaTATTTAATCTCTTTCTTAGAGAAAAATCCTCTCTAAGTCTCCTAATGCACATATCATTGTATGAAGCATTATCAACAGTTACGCTTGAAACCTTATTCTCAATCCCCCTATCAATAAAGCACTTACTTAGAGCATCAGCTATAATAACTCCAGTATGAGGAGGAGGaacattgcaaaaattcaacACACGCTTTTGTAGCACCCAATCAGAATCAACAAAATGACCAGTCACAACCatatattgaattttttgacCAGATTTTCACAAATTTGTGGTAATACTATTCCTACCAGCACCTTTCAACAATGATTCCAGCTTCCTTTTTCAATTGTATAAGTACTAATGCAATCTTCCTTTACAGTCTACCAATTAATCTTTTTATAAAATGGAGAAGCcgctttcatgaatttgttgaaAACTGCATGATCCATCATAGAAAAGGTGTACTCATGTGCAAGAATCATGTGTGATGCAAGTTCTCTTATCTTGGCATGATCATACGAGAAATTTGTGATGGAAGTGATACCATCACTTGGGCCTTCGGTGAATGATAGCACTTGTTGCTTCTGTTTGTTTTGCTCCCTAATGGCCAACTTTCTTTGTAGGCAAGAATTCAAGTGTCTCTTGTGCTAAGATGTGGCTCCGGTTGCACTCTTGGCAAAAAGTTCCTTGCAATGGTTGCACTTCACTTTGACTATCCCATTATCTAGCACTACTGTTGTCATTTCATCCCATATACTGgattttttcttcctttgctttTCTCAAAAGGACCAACTCCTTCATCTCCATCTACTTTCTGTCCTCCTTCATTGCCCTCATCTTCTATCATTTCTATCTCTTTTTCACTCATCTCATCAGCTTTTTCTTCGTATAGTTCAATTGTTCCACGTCTTCATTATTTTGCTCCATCACAGGACTTGATGATGAACCTTGAAATGAGTTGAATGGAGAGCTGTACATTCCTTAATCAAAACACATTCAATAACCAATACAGATTCTGATTAGccaaaatagaaatttagaATAACATTTCTAAGAAATAAGGTACAAAAGCAATAAAATAGATTCCAAGAAATAATCTCCTTTCAAGCCAGTTTTAACATTCCTTTAACTTGTTCTTATCTCAATTCTCAAGCTTACATTCAGATTAATGAAATAACAGAGAAAAACtcttaaaaatagcaatccaaacaaaaagtTAGTTTTGTTGAAATGAAGAAActaaaatgaagaaagttttgCTTGAATTTATGTTTGCCTTGCAGAATCTTCTAGGGTCAAGTATGCTTTCACTGTCAAGCTAAATCAAAAGTGCAGAACAGGAAGAAATATCACATGCTAAAGAAAAGAAGATGACTAGCACTGTTAAAGTTTTGTCCGCTGTTTGTTATATGGTTTAAGACCATAAGATTCTCAATTAAAGTATTTTAcgtatatgtatacatataggATTTATACAAGGATACatacttacatatatatatatacactggTTACAGCTGCCTTTACCTAATTACCATGGTTATAGGttgaaattttaaaagcaaCAAAAGATATGCAATGGGGCAAAGGCTTGATTACTTTGACCAAGTTTAAGACTTGGTCAAGGCCCCACCAGAAAAGGCAACTCAAGTGCAAGAATATCCTTTCCAGGATAACTCCATTTAGCATTTGTTATTTGTTTGCCCACATTACACTCAAACTGCGAAGCAAAAATATTTTACCACGTCTGTCCGTTCCCCTTATATACTAACATTCATGTGAATGCTCCACGTATGATCATATCATCTAATCTAATAAAAGCAGTCGATTTTACCTAGCAGTAGTAATCTATCCATCTATCTGCGAGTAACCACCACCACCTATTATGTACAGAGTACAATTTCCAGTGATGATAGCAAGCAATTTGATgagaaacaagaaaaatgaaCAAAGGCAATTTCAAAAAGGCCCAGGTGCAGAAGCCTAAAATGATGATAGTAGCAGCAATGCACCGAGGATTTAATCATATAATCATATTGATCATAGGAATTACAGAAAGCATAGACTTGGCTCATCCATATTTACAGTAGAGAGTGGAGTGACATTCCATTTAATGGGGACTACAATTCACTTACATATCCCATGATACCAACTTTCATCACAATTatataatagtaataataataacccGGAATAAGTTAAAAAACCACAATCTTCAGCTGCTGTTTGTCTATCCGCTTAAGTACTACCTAGTCCCTTTGAATTTGAGCAGCAGCCCAAAAACACCCAATTCTTACTTGCACCCAAGACACAGAATCTACTACTCTTTTTTCCGTCTTCACCCTCCATCCAATCCAAGCCAAGCACCATTTTTGGTACTGCTCCTAACTATATATATTTGATACTGATAAAGCAATAATacttagaaaaaaaaagcaagaaattTGATGTGACCCATTAGTTAAAACACAGTAGGAAGCCATACGGGATACGGGGCTATCCACTATTAACCAAAACCCACACAGCCTCttaaaaccaaaaataaatTGCAATGGCAAGAAATGGTTACCAGATTATGCAGCGAATCGGGATATGGTCGTAGCCCCTGGCTCTACCGAGGTGGCTTCGTATGGCGCAACTCACGGATTCATGAGAAGTGGCGGTGCGTCCCTAAACGGTGCTCGTAAACTCGGATTGAATGATGGCGGTGAGATGGCGGACGGATTGGTGATAGAGGTGAGATGATGGATGGAATGGTGAGTCGGTGACGGTGGTAAGAATGGAGGGTGCCGCTGCGGCTGCGGCTGTGGAACGGGAAAAGGAAAGAtcgaaagaggaaagaaaaaattaggGCTAGAAACGGGAGAATGAATTAGGTTAAAGTATCAAATATACAATGAAATGACGATAATGCCCCTACAATTCAAGCCTGTCGAGCTTAAACGAGTCAAGCATAGCTCGGCTCGTCTATTAAACGAGTATCCAGTTGAAGTCAAGCTCGGCTTGTTTCTCTCAATAAACGAGCCGATAAGGgcaacgagccgagtcgagccctTATCGAGCGGGGGTCAAGCTCGGCTTGCGAGCTACCCGgttcgattaacagctctagtGAGCAGAACTGGTCACTTTCCACCATAGCCAAAACCCAAAAAATTATGGTTTTCTACAATATGGTATAGATATATCTACGGTTGATTCTATGGTGGAAAATGGGATGAACTTCCCACTGTGGGTAGAGCCACTACAATCACAACAACTCAATGTGGGACCATTGTCCAAGCCGTGTGGGTCCAACTAAGTTAAGGCAACCAGTTGTAGTAAGTAAATTATGtagcagaaaaataaaaaactgtAGAGCTTTCTAAAGGATAACAATAAATGTAGATATACATTAGACTCAATTGATAAATTAACCATCATCAGTTGTTGAACCATGCAAATTAAATTAACCTTTTGTGATCATTATCACTATCATTATTATTTATCAGTTAATAGTAATGGATTTTTTTATTGTTGAAACCCATAGAGTGTTGTATAACTAAAAATATAGATATAGGTTTATATTTTTCCCcactttttttctaaatttttttcactcttttaatttcttctag
The DNA window shown above is from Coffea arabica cultivar ET-39 chromosome 5e, Coffea Arabica ET-39 HiFi, whole genome shotgun sequence and carries:
- the LOC113743396 gene encoding L-idonate 5-dehydrogenase isoform X4, translated to MSRENKTEEDGKENMAAWLVGIKTLRIQPYTLLPLGISCGRCNSCRVGCYNLCSEMKFFGSPPTNGSLATMVLHPANLCFKLPNNVSLEEGAMCEPLSVGVHACRRANIGPETKVLIVGAGPIGLVSMLAARAFGAPKIVMVDIDDCRLSFAKKLGADGTILVSTKIEDVQDEVIQIENAIGTRVDVSFDCVGMDKTKTMTTALSATRAGGKVCLVGLAQSQMNIPLTPAAAREVDVIGIFRYRNTWPLCIDFLRTGKIDVKPLITHRFSFSQQDVEKAFETTARGGNAIKVMFNL
- the LOC113743396 gene encoding L-idonate 5-dehydrogenase isoform X1 is translated as MSRENKTEEDGKENMAAWLVGIKTLRIQPYTLLPLGPHDAKIRIKAVGICGSDVHHFKHMRCANFVVKKPMVIGHECAGVVEEVGSQVKSLTVGDRVALEPGISCGRCNSCRVGCYNLCSEMKFFGSPPTNGSLATMVLHPANLCFKLPNNVSLEEGAMCEPLSVGVHACRRANIGPETKVLIVGAGPIGLVSMLAARAFGAPKIVMVDIDDCRLSFAKKLGADGTILVSTKIEDVQDEVIQIENAIGTRVDVSFDCVGMDKTKTMTTALSATRAGGKVCLVGLAQSQMNIPLTPAAAREVDVIGIFRYRNTWPLCIDFLRTGKIDVKPLITHRFSFSQQDVEKAFETTARGGNAIKVMFNL
- the LOC140006985 gene encoding zinc finger BED domain-containing protein RICESLEEPER 2-like, with protein sequence MAGSMSAKFDKYWGKSNVLLSLGAILDLRYKMFLINHAFPVIYGEDAAPRFMAEIRDILYELYNEYIDCHIVSHSEQQQRQVVKRRQNKDSSSSSKKASKIAGPAILTGKEKFHMHVSEINRAPPEKSDLVVYLEESRYACDANANLDVLARWKGERLRFPILSRMVVDILSVPITTVPSESSFSTGGRVIDDQRASMSVETVQMLLCGNDWIRSLHGLKNKSRISN
- the LOC140006986 gene encoding zinc finger BED domain-containing protein RICESLEEPER 2-like, whose amino-acid sequence is MVVTGHFVDSDWVLQKRVLNFCNVPPPHTGVIIADALSKCFIDRGIENKVSSVTVDNASYNDMCIRRLREDFSLRKRLNIGENFFHVRCCAHILNLLVQDGLGQLGGVIDVVREWIKYLNNSESRLLEFAKIKKQLQLPSRKLILDCPTRWNSTYLMLASGLEFKDVFPRYADIDPRFHYVPTNFEWMKVEED
- the LOC113743396 gene encoding L-idonate 5-dehydrogenase isoform X2, translated to MSRENKTEEDGKENMAAWLVGIKTLRIQPYTLLPLGPHDAKIRIKAVGICGSDVHHFKHMRCANFVVKKPMVIGHECAGVVEEVGSQVKSLTVGDRVALEPGISCGRCNSCRVGCYNLCSEMKFFGSPPTNGSLATMVLHPANLCFKLPNNVSLEEGAMCEPLSVGVHACRRANIGPETKVLIVGAGPIGLVSMLAARAFGAPKIVMVDIDDCRLSFAKKLGADGTILVSTKIEDVQDEVIQIENAIGTRVDVSFDCVGMDKTKTMTTALSATRAGGKVCLVGLAQSQMNIPLTPAAARHIQVQEYVATLHRLLKDWQDRCEASHNSQI
- the LOC113743396 gene encoding L-idonate 5-dehydrogenase isoform X3; the protein is MSRENKTEEDGKENMAAWLVGIKTLRIQPYTLLPLEEVGSQVKSLTVGDRVALEPGISCGRCNSCRVGCYNLCSEMKFFGSPPTNGSLATMVLHPANLCFKLPNNVSLEEGAMCEPLSVGVHACRRANIGPETKVLIVGAGPIGLVSMLAARAFGAPKIVMVDIDDCRLSFAKKLGADGTILVSTKIEDVQDEVIQIENAIGTRVDVSFDCVGMDKTKTMTTALSATRAGGKVCLVGLAQSQMNIPLTPAAAREVDVIGIFRYRNTWPLCIDFLRTGKIDVKPLITHRFSFSQQDVEKAFETTARGGNAIKVMFNL